In one Fusarium keratoplasticum isolate Fu6.1 chromosome 5, whole genome shotgun sequence genomic region, the following are encoded:
- a CDS encoding C2H2-type domain-containing protein yields the protein MASSPPRHKRRKASCKEFQCNHEGCGRTYSRAEHLQRHQLNHSPKEIYYCDYPGCSFTFVRKDLYARHKLRHERQVQQYGNGRLSQRPQREFSKAPRERAERYSFSEDGSAWSDTQDEARETPANEKQPARNRHSLDAGGVDPSSQKAGVGGSAQPESAQQNEAGEAAGYFGDQRQLQSRESSPEKQSMGTVPFRMDQMPGADMSMPMASPGLPGRPERMRNQSYVMANGMPTSSTEQLIEEQPFGLSPSSTDEFTSWLFNGQGLASNYNFVPGGNLGMAGYSNNFGQLCPDYSQPGMMGGSYVEPMNGLWFQSEPMPMATPIVDISQIGKTGLSEHKRQSLLQYMMQRFNEIGSQGNRSAADIKNEIFGSDSDADSHVLSHLNVQRYINSYWENFHDQLPILHHPTFIPETAHDFLLLAVLIMGASMLEKKAALPENADKISKFTTFVSWNLRWQVFMHADSHPPAKLWVIQTLLILEVYEKMNATRVLHERAHIYFPTTLSLMRRGSALTGKQSSYTSRVQTPMGSPKLGQPRLFPGPDRRGFDSSPEKWWDHWIAQEATRRAAFAAFIIDATHAALFGHTPTLVIHEIKLPLPCDNTLWSSDSPSEIGCVESSLHANGVTPITFLDGLQKTLNGQKVRTSSFGRMALLAALLSVTWQMHQRDLDRGTLGTDTIPGVQERWRPKLLRAFDWWKKDYDDGVAHVRHAAFDWQRLGLSSRGGSDDGDAMETLGTVLYHLGHITVYISMPELCIFAGVTQILGRTVSSVDWRRTEAKIKEWVASPGAIGGVYHALQLIRLILLQEETPRRSTMGESGGMSSVFTPSPYPKYDAAQDNLLIRAWALYYASLVLWAYGYVQDGNIEPFPDNLHYPSSTLAVPQMAAEPSMQSSSNQGTTQASNPSADTPQGSHSEQPSMSMSPDYEALKRDRHEDLRTYLQIMIPPTIDSIKAFHLHQNQAGVVGNRNKIIGLLSVVDDALSNTKWELLTEARHRLKMAASMMQQPREPRM from the exons ATGGCCTCATCACCCCCGCGTCATAAACGCCGCAAGGCCTCGTGCAAGGAGTTCCAGTGCAACCACGAAGGCTGCGGGAGGACCTACTCGCGAGCGGAGCATCTTCAGAGGCATCAGCTTAACC ATTCACCCAAGGAGATCTACTACTGCGACTACCCGGGTTGCTCATTCACCTTTGTCAGGAAGGATCTCTACGCGCGCCACAAGCTGAGGCATGAGCGCCAGGTGCAGCAGTATGGGAATGGTCGGTTATCTCAACGGCCGCAGAGGGAGTTTTCAAAGGCGCCGAGGGAACGCGCTGAGAGGTACTCATTTAGTGAAGATGGATCTGCCTGGAGCGACACTCAAGACGAGGCGAGGGAAACGCCAGCAAATGAAAAGCAGCCTGCCAGGAACAGACACTCACTGGACGCAGGTGGCGTCGATCCAAGCTCGCAAAAGGCTGGTGTAGGAGGTTCGGCACAGCCGGAGTCGGCTCAGCAGAACGAGGCAGGCGAGGCCGCTGGTTACTTTGGGGACCAACGACAACTTCAGAGCCGCGAATCTTCACCGGAAAAACAATCCATGGGCACAGTTCCGTTTAGGATGGACCAGATGCCAGGCGCCGACATGTCAATGCCCATGGCGAGTCCTGGGTTACCAGGCCGGCCTGAGCGCATGAGGAACCAGTCCTATGTTATGGCAAATGGAATGCCGACGTCGAGCACCGAGCAACTTATCGAAGAGCAGCCTTTTGGATTATCGCCATCCAGCACCGACGAATTTACCTCTTGGCTGTTCAACGGCCAGGGGTTGGCTTCGAATTACAACTTTGTACCTGGTGGCAACCTCGGGATGGCGGGATACTCAAACAACTTTGGTCAACTATGCCCGGATTACTCGCAGCCGGGAATGATGGGAGGATCCTATGTCGAACCCATGAATGGCCTCTGGTTCCAGTCAGAGCCTATGCCTATGGCCACGCCGATTGTGGATATTTCGCAGATTGGAAAGACTGGGCTTTCGGAGCATAAGCGACAGTCTCTGCTTCAGTACATGATGCAGAGATTCAACGAGATCGGTTCACAGGGTAATAGATCGGCCGCAGACATCAAGAACGAGATTTTTggcagcgacagcgacgcTGACTCCCATGTCCTCAGCCATCTCAATGTTCAACGATACATCAACTCGTACTGGGAAAACTTTCACGACCAGTTGCCTATCCTGCATCATCCAACGTTCATACCGGAGACGGCCCACGATTTCCTCTTATTGGCCGTGCTGATCATGGGAGCGTCCAtgcttgagaagaaggctgcctTGCCAGAGAACGCGGACAAAATTTCAAAGTTCACCACCTTTGTCTCGTGGAATCTCCGCTGGCAGGTCTTTATGCACGCCGACTCTCATCCACCGGCCAAGCTCTGGGTTATTCAAACacttctcatcctcgaggtGTATGAAAAGATGAACGCAACCCGGGTTCTTCATGAACGTGCTCACATTTACTTCCCCACGACGCTGTCCCTCATGCGTAGAGGAAGCGCCCTGACCGGCAAGCAGTCCTCCTACACCTCTCGAGTCCAAACTCCCATGGGCAGTCCAAAGCTTGGCCAGCCTAGGCTATTCCCTGGGCCTGATCGAAGAGGATTTGATTCCTCACCTGAAAAGTGGTGGGATCATTGGATTGCTCAAGAAGCCACTCGACGAGCAGCCTTTGCTGCGTTTATCATCGACGCCACCCACGCCGCCTTGTTTGGGCATACACCCACTTTGGTGATCCACGAGATCAAACTTCCACTCCCCTGCGACAACACTCTTTGGTCTTCCGACTCACCGTCCGAGATTGGCTGTGTCGAATCGAGCTTACACGCTAACGGCGTAACACCAATAACCTTCCTCGATGGGCTTCAAAAGACTCTCAACGGCCAGAAAGTGCGGACGAGTTCCTTTGGCAGGATGGCTCTTCTTGCTGCATTGCTTTCTGTCACATGGCAGATGCATCAGCGAGACCTCGATCGGGGTACTCTCGGTACTGACACAATCCCGGGTGTTCAAGAACGATGGCGGCCAAAGTTGTTGCGAGCATTTGATTGGTGGAAAAAGGACTACGACGATGGTGTTGCTCATGTTCGGCATGCGGCCTTTGACTGGCAGAGACTGGGGCTGAGCAGCCGAGGTGGaagtgatgatggtgatgcaATGGAAACTCTGGGGACTGTTCTCTACCACCTGGGCCACATTACCGTTTACATCAGCATGCCGGAGCTGTGTATCTTTGCCGGTGTTACGCAGATCCTTGGCCGTACTGTTTCGTCTGTCGACTGGAGGAGGacagaggccaagatcaaggaatGGGTGGCCTCCCCTGGAGCCATTGGTGGCGTGTACCATGCCCTGCAGCTGATCAGGCTCATCCTGCTCCAGGAAGAGACCCCCAGGCGAAGCACTATGGGTGAATCAGGTGGAATGTCCTCCGTTTTCACCCCATCCCCTTATCCCAAGTACGATGCTGCACAGGACAACCTGCTCATTCGTGCCTGGGCTCTATATTACGCGTCCCTGGTGCTATGGGCTTACGGATACGTGCAGGACGGAAATATCGAGCCGTTCCCCGACAACCTGCACTATCCATCCAGCACTCTGGCTGTACCGCAGATGGCCGCGGAGCCAAGCATGCAGTCATCGTCGAACCAAGGAACGACGCAAGCTAGTAACCCCAGTGCCGACACGCCTCAAGGATCTCACTCTGAGCAACCATCCATGTCGATGAGTCCTGACTACGAGGCGCTGAAGCGTGATCGCCACGAGGACCTGCGGACCTATCTACAGATCATGATCCCGCCGACGATTGATTCGATCAAGGCCTTCCACCTGCACCAGAACCAAGCCGGTGTGGTCGGCAACCGGAACAAGATCATTGGGCTCCTGAGcgtcgtcgacgatgccTTGTCCAACACAAAGTGGGAGCTTTTAACCGAGGCGAGACAcaggttgaagatggcagcGTCTATGATGCAACAGCCTAGAGAACCGAGGATGTAA
- a CDS encoding MFS domain-containing protein — MATEKQGGAPELQIETTDNGLDHLKDVDLHDKALNTEAHQATAQEHSFGVFQALKTYKRAAFWSILISTTVIMEGYDVTLLSSFYAYPTFREKYGAWLDEDNGYQISANWQQRFNCLGAFANIIGALLNGWATAKWGHRKVLMASLFWLTAFIFVVFFAPNIEVLLVGQFLCNIPWGVFATTGPAYAAEVTPLAIRGYLTAYVNLCWCIGQFISAGVLKGLVSNSTEWSYRVPFAIQWVWPVPLFIAAWMAPESPWYLVRTNQLDEAKRSLERLSEPEHDINIDATVAMMVHTNKLEIEERAGVTYWDCFRGSNIRRTEIACVGFLSQITNGGALCYSGSFFFQQTGISPDASYGIALGGTGIAFVGTIISWFYISKWGRRTIWLAGFSSLVVILWVIGFLALAKQTMALAWAQSLLCIVWLAAYSMSVGPIIYTLVAEIGSTRLRTQTVVLARSTYYVGNIVCGGLLQPQLLSPGAWNAKGKTAFFWAGLATLTLVWGYFRMFETKGRTFGEMDYMFQKGVPARKSANYKINEDEVFLAEAQASREQK; from the exons ATGGCGACCGAAAAGCAAGGCGGAGCTCCAGAGCTCCAGATCGAGACCACTGACAATGGCCTCGACCACCTCAAGGATGTCGACCTGCACGACAAGGCGCTCAACACCGAAGCTCACCAGGCCACGGCCCAGGAGCACAGCTTTGGCGTCTTTCAGGCCCTCAAGACGTACAAGCGGGCTGCGTTTTGGTCCATCC TCATCTCGACCACCGTCATCATGGAGGGTTACGACGTTACCCTCCTGAGCTCGTTCTACGCTTACCCGACTTTCCGCGAGAAGTACGGTGCCTGGCTGGATGAGGACAACGGATACCAGATCTCGGCAAACTGGCAGCAGAGGTTCAACTGTCTCGGAGCCTTTGCCAACATCATCGGCGCCTTGCTGAACGGATGGGCGACTGCCAAATGGGGCCACCGCAAGGTCCTCATGGCGAGCCTGTTTTGGTTGACTGCCttcatctttgtcgtcttCTTTGCGCCCAACATCGAGGTCCTGTTGGTCGGTCAGTTCCTTTGCAACATCCCCTGGGGCGTGTTTGCCACTACTGGCCCCGCGTATGCTGCTGAGGTTACCCCTCTGGCTATCCGTGGTTATCTCACTGCCTATGTCAACCTGTGCTGGTGCATCGGCCAGTTCATCTCAGCCGGCGTCCTCAAGGGTCTCGTCAGCAACTCTACCGAGTGGAGCTACAGAGTCCCCTTTGCCATCCAGTGGGTGTGGCCCGTCCCTCTGTTTATCGCCGCCTGGATGGCCCCCGAGTCTCCGTGGTATCTCGTCCGGACGAACcagctcgacgaggccaagcgATCCCTCGAGCGTCTTTCCGAGCCGGAGCATGACATCAACATTGATGCCACCGTCGCCATGATGGTGCACACCAACAAGCTCGAGATCGAGGAGCGGGCTGGCGTCACGTACTGGGACTGCTTCCGCGGAAGCAACATTCGACGTACCGAGATCGCATGCGTGGGCTTCCTCTCCCAGATCACCAACGGCGGCGCTCTCTGTTACAGTGGatctttcttcttccagcaGACCGGTATTAGTCCTGATGCTTCGTACGGAATCGCCCTCGGTGGCACTGGTATCGCCTTTGTCGGAACCATCATCTCGTGGTTCTACATCTCCAAATGGGGACGCCGCACAATCTGGCTCGCCGGCTTCTCCTCCCTGGTTGTCATCCTCTGGGTCATCGGATTCCTAGCCCTCGCCAAGCAGACCATGGCTCTCGCCTGGGCGCAGTCGCTGCTCTGCATCGTTTGGCTCGCCGCTTACTCCATGTCGGTCGGCCCCATCATCTACACCTTGGTTGCAGAGATTGGCTCAACCCGCCTGCGAACCCAGACAGTCGTCCTGGCCCGATCGACCTACTACGTCGGCAACATTGTCTGCGGAGGACTCCTCCAGCCCCAACTACTCTCCCCCGGAGCATGGAATGCAAAGGGAAAGACT gccttcttctgggccGGCCTCGCTACTCTTACGCTCGTTTGGGGCTACTTCCGCATGTTTGAGACCAAGGGCCGAACCTTTGGTGAGATGGACTACATG TTCCAGAAGGGCGTCCCGGCTCGCAAGTCTGCCAATTACAAGATCAACGAAGATGAAGTGTTCCTCGCTGAAGCTCAGGCCAGCAGGGAGCAAAAGTAA
- a CDS encoding HET domain-containing protein has protein sequence MLSVPCKICLGFDESLLQPPSRTRCTLDELCNSAPTCSTCAIILRAVKHCFPEILLATFYFALSFSRYNGRHLQNPSETFSVTVSVEEDVVEEDLPKELVGQMFRDRELHIYTAKGKPCSWSVFEEGPVIPSKPQELANQARKWINDCDKIHTGCRRSKENMLPRRVVQITQDPGAASCRARLYETSPGERGSYACLSHCWGKHQIIRTTKDNFNHHGKEIPWDELSTTFEDAIEFSHYLGLEFIWIDSLCIIQDDTPDWEREAVKMAEYYANADVTLAATAPPDGTVGFYPHRLTRDEPLDIQGVDKQERPYHLVVKTHMRHPYESNRDETFNGGTYEFPLMTRGWVHQEHVLSQRFLHFGPRELVWECQSLTTCQCGGTPARPTVRERTTQLLSVSKPSLDLGDPIVVLKLWYQNLRSITSLDLTYIQDRLAVMAGIASQLSKGRKGRYLAGLWEDSLVSDLCWQTFGDERERPEALKSVPTWSWGSVSGPIAGPWDRVHRTTFTVKVVDIDCKLNGPTFLGRLDHGILTLEGYVARVKIFPRGGRGQGFPRIQFTNGECRSSSPYKFQFQPDVEDWTMKTPDSQVLAVEMGKTIEDGQTQEANYLILQPAERGGGLFERVGKVWAAAVGIGSKGTREELGHEMSFPGYFADEAVVEKVRIC, from the exons ATGCTCTCAGTACCCTGCAAGATATGCCTCGGCTTCGACGAGAGCCTGCTCCAACCGCCCTCGAGAACACGCTGCACCCTTGATGAACTATGCAACTCCGCGCCGACATGTTCTACCTGCGCCATCATTCTTAGGGCAGTTAAGCATTGTTTTCCAGAGATTCTCTTGGCGACATTTTATTTcgccctctccttctctcgaTATAACGGCCGTCATCTACAGAACCCTAGCGAGACATTTAGCGTGACCGTCtctgttgaggaggatgtcgtcgaggaggatctgcCGAAGGAGTTGGTGGGACAAATGTTTCGGGATCGTGAGCTTCATATATACACTGCCAAAG GAAAGCCTTGTTCCTGGTCAGTGTTTGAAGAAGGACCGGTGATTCCTTCTAAGCCCCAGGAGCTTGCGAACCAAGCCAGGAAGTGGATTAACGACTGCGACAAGATTCACACGGGCTGTAGAAGGTCTAAAGAGAACATGCTGCCGAGAAGAGTTGTCCAGATTACCCAAGACCCAGGGGCAGCATCATGCAGAGCTCGCCTTTACGAGACGTCACCTGGCGAAAGGGGATCTTATGCCTGCCTCAGCCATTGCTGGGGTAAACACCAGATAATCAGAACGACCAAGGACAACTTTAACCACCACGGGAAAGAAATTCCCTGGGATGAGCTATCGACTACCTTTGAGGACGCTATCGAATTTTCACACTACCTTGGTCTTGAATTCATCTGGATCGACTCTTTGTGTATTATCCAAGATGATACACCAGATTGGGAGAGAGAAGCCGTCAAGATGGCAGAATACTACGCTAACGCTGACGTTACGTTGGCAGCCACTGCACCACCGGACGGCACGGTAGGGTTCTATCCTCATCGACTCACACGAGATGAACCTCTTGATATACAAGGCGTGGACAAGCAAGAACGACCGTACCACCTCGTTGTGAAGACTCACATGAGGCATCCCTACGAATCCAATCGCGATGAAACCTTTAACGGGGGCACCTACGAGTTTCCACTTATGACCCGAGGATGGGTACACCAAGAACATGTCCTCTCCCAGAGATTCCTTCACTTCGGTCCGAGGGAGCTCGTGTGGGAGTGTCAGTCGCTAACGACGTGCCAATGTGGAGGAACACCCGCAAGACCAACTGTTCGCGAGAGGACGACTCAACTCCTTAGTGTTTCGAAACCTAGCCTAGATCTAGGAGATCCAATTGTCGTGCTCAAATTATGGTATCAGAATCTTAGGAGCATCACGTCCCTGGATCTTACATATATCCAAGACAGACTCGCAGTCATGGCTGGCATTGCATCGCAGCTCAGCAAGGGGAGAAAAGGGCGCTATCTGGCTGGTCTGTGGGAGGACTCCCTCGTCTCTGATCTATGCTGGCAGACCTTTGGCgacgagagggagaggccaGAGGCGTTAAAGAGCGTGCCGACGTGGTCGTGGGGTTCTGTTTCGGGACCCATCGCCGGCCCGTGGGATCGTGTCCACAGGACGACTTTTACAGTCAAGGTTGTTGACATTGACTGCAAACTCAATGGACCTACATTTCTCGGTCGCCTGGATCACGGAATACTAACCTTGGAGGGCTACGTAGCTCGGGTAAAGATATTTCCTCGCGGAGGACGTGGGCAAGGGTTTCCGAGAATCCAGTTCACAAACGGAGAGTGTCGTTCCTCCAGTCCATACAAGTTCCAGTTCCAACCCGACGTGGAAGACTGGACGATGAAGACTCCAGATTCTCAAGTGCTGGCTGTGGAGATGGGAAAGACTATCGAGGACGGGCAAACCCAGGAGGCGAATTACTTGATCCTGCAGCCCGCCGAAAGAGGCGGCGGTTTATTTGAACGGGTTGGAAAGGTTTGGGCGGCAGCAGTAGGAATCGGCTCGAAGGGGACGAGGGAGGAGCTAGGCCATGAGATGTCATTCCCTGGCTATTTCGCAGACGAAGCTGTTGTTGAAAAGGTCCGAATATGTTGA
- a CDS encoding Protein kinase domain-containing protein, giving the protein MGLKNDWVSELEAAFKFSHPKYRHCFVRSEAWYELNGRILMVMEFMPLGDLQTNLQGKPLSEFEGRQIIEQVLEAVGFMHSSGFLHQDLKPANIMVVSRAPTWYVRVADFGISTRLSDSGTSTFHSRGTPGYIAPEAIHIIPDQRCSVSADMWSLGCVVYKILTGMLPFPQISHMGMYCHGLSEFPRHPLHSSKVSDYGQDFIIKLMQARSEDRLTATSAARHPWITTSLDPSAPRPRSRRAIFPHI; this is encoded by the exons ATGGGGCTGAAAAACGACTGGGTCagcgagctcgaggctgcctTCAAGTTTTCGCACCCCAAG TACCGCCATTGCTTTGTGCGTTCAGAGGCGTGGTATGAACTAAACGGCCGCATCCTCATGGTCATGGAGTTTATGCCCCTGGGAGATCTGCAAACCAACTTGCAGGGTAAACCTCTATCGGAGTTCGAGGGGAGACAGATCATAGAACAGGTCTTGGAAGCTGTTGGATTCATGCACAGCAGCGGATTTCTTCATCAAGATCTGAAGCCAGCG AACATCATGGTTGTGTCCAGGGCTCCGACCTGGTATGTCAGGGTCGCCGACTTTGGGATCAGCACGAGGTTGAGCGACTCGGGCACATCTACTTTCCACTCTCGCGGAACCCCGGGCTACATAGCTCCAGAAGCCATTCACATAATCCCAGACCAGCGGTGCTCTGTATCAGCAGATATGTGGTCACTGGGTTGTGTCGTGTACAAGATACTCACAGGGATGCTCCCCTTTCCCCAGATCAGTCATATGGGTATGTACTGCCACGGTCTTTCTGAGTTTCCGAGGCATCCCTTGCACTCAAGCAAAGTCTCGGACTACGGGCAAGACTTTATCATAAAACTCATGCAGGCGCGAAGTGAAGATCGTCTGACGGCCACCTCGGCGGCACGACATCCGTGGATCACCACTTCACTTGACCCTTCGGCACCCAGGCCCAGATCAAGGCGAGCCATCTTCCCACACATATGA